One Brassica napus cultivar Da-Ae chromosome C4, Da-Ae, whole genome shotgun sequence genomic region harbors:
- the LOC106394848 gene encoding protein LITTLE ZIPPER 4, translating to MERLNSKLYLQNCFIIKENERLRKKAQILNQENQQLLLELKQKLSKTKNSNGSNQGSNSNLSSSSSASGQS from the coding sequence ATGGAGAGGCTAAACTCGAAGCTTTACCTGCAAAACTGTTTTATAATAAAGGAGAATGAGAGGTTGAGGAAGAAAGCTCAGATTCTGAACCAGGAGAATCAACAGCTTCTCTTGGAGCTCAAACAGAAGCTCTCCAAAACCAAGAACTCTAATGGATCAAATCAAGGAAGCAACAGCAACCTCTCTTCGTCAAGTTCTGCTTCTGGACAATCCTGA
- the LOC106396933 gene encoding protein YIPF5 homolog yields the protein MRKKLKCIVFYELTKLPSLTFFFVDSRSRVSTSNEKLNPNFDFEISNLAKMTKDFAIPPVVFPSGGSTSNPNVQQRRFPAAPFQPPRPSSSAIPFMSFDIGSAAASSAAPAGPFTGTLNSSASFGGGGSSSFEDEEPLLDELGIHPDQIWKKTRSILNPFRINQTVHHDSDLSGPIFLYLALCLFQLLAGKIQFGVILGWIVVSSIFLYAVFNMLAGRNGNLNLHTCTSLVGYCLLPVVILSAVSLFVPQGAGAVRFAVAGVFVLWSTRACSALVVSLADGGEEHRGLISYACFLIYTLFSLLVIF from the coding sequence ATGCGGAAGAAACTCAAATGCATAGTATTTTACGAATTGACGAAACTACCCTCACTCACCTTCTTCTTTGTAGATTCGCGAAGTCGTGTCTCTACTTCTAATGAAAAATTGAACCCTAATTTCGATTTCGAGATCTCAAATCTTGCGAAGATGACGAAGGACTTCGCGATTCCACCTGTGGTCTTCCCCTCCGGCGGATCCACATCCAACCCCAACGTCCAGCAACGACGCTTCCCCGCCGCTCCGTTCCAACCTCCCCGCCCCTCCTCCTCCGCGATCCCTTTCATGTCCTTCGACATCGGATCCGCCGCCGCGTCCTCCGCCGCCCCCGCTGGACCGTTCACCGGGACCTTAAACTCATCCGCATCCTTCGGAGGAGGAGGATCGTCCTCCTTCGAGGACGAGGAGCCTCTCCTCGACGAGCTCGGGATCCACCCCGATCAGATCTGGAAGAAGACCAGATCCATCCTCAACCCGTTCCGGATCAACCAAACCGTCCACCACGACTCGGATCTCTCGGGGCCGATCTTCCTCTACCTCGCGCTCTGCCTCTTCCAGCTCCTCGCGGGGAAGATCCAGTTCGGGGTGATTCTCGGGTGGATCGTGGTGTCGTCGATCTTCCTCTACGCGGTGTTCAACATGCTCGCGGGGAGGAACGGGAATCTGAATCTGCACACGTGTACGAGTTTGGTTGGGTATTGTTTGCTTCCGGTGGTGATTTTGTCTGCTGTGTCGTTGTTTGTGCCGCAGGGAGCGGGGGCGGTTAGGTTTGCGGTTGCGGGGGTGTTTGTGCTGTGGTCGACGAGGGCTTGCTCGGCGTTGGTTGTGTCTTTGGCTGATGGGGGAGAGGAGCATCGTGGGTTGATCTCTTACGCTTGTTTCTTGATCTatactctcttctctcttcttgtCATATTTTGA